A DNA window from Rubripirellula tenax contains the following coding sequences:
- a CDS encoding choice-of-anchor Q domain-containing protein, whose protein sequence is MRGTNAPYPNSLETRNPSQTPREAFPPETRVRPHAKRFLLDVVADDGVVSLREAIESANGLAGTDTITFAPTIDGQPIQLSAELGQLSITDSVGISGNGSTQTIVDANQQSRVLSIEGDAIDVNLSGLAVTGGKTTGSNEWNVQPIDDHGGGGIRFLSSGTLTATDSVLSANSTSGELAAGGGIFTSTGNVTLIRSTLSNNRTTGGFAYGGGVRSEFGVVTLIDSTVSDNHTTGIASDGGGISAGGGNVTLTGSTVSSNSTAGENAKGAGIQAYQGDVTVTESTISNNVTEGFLGKGGGIFAHSGKVTLTDSILSGNRTAGPAAGQGGGIYLGMGSGSATLLNSTLSGNSTSGADSWGGGIYSFGSSVTLTGSTLSGNRTTGNGSSGGGIASYGKVTLFGSTLSNNRADGTDSDGGGLWFGPTSVSIMGSTVTGNTASGTGGGLATPEDVYDRNLKIHNSIIAGNTARINSDLELPITPESPFDLKSSIIGDNEGTSLTASETADANGNLIGTPAALIDPLLGPLQDNGGLTLTHDLLPNSPAIDAGDNGLLAGQMHDQRGAAFTRTFNVRADIGAVEYVDPSIVTLPNATSSIAIESGDIVVRSADQVVFQSAIETLTRLRTVGTPGDDTIELKTAHLSDTAVLEVSGGPGENTLLVDVASLDLTKQESLSVENFSRIDLRDDRPNVLTLDARAVSTMSPVDKAITILGDLGIDQFVFSDVANWRMDAPENFDGQDMQVTVNQITGERVRSNTSSGWHNLLVPSDINNSGDVTASDALLIINELGRRAYSIATSGVLNSPVTDAPFPGNFYDQNSDGSVTSVDALRVINQLSRMNSRDDVPGEVQQSTDTFNQIVVEPPLGSDFVLRREPLESYSLSLLPWQSQVSSSQSTSTLAIGESETVPAQSESPESSAERIDQWLTEMAVATKISET, encoded by the coding sequence GTGCGTGGCACGAACGCACCCTACCCGAACTCACTTGAAACCCGAAACCCGAGTCAGACCCCACGCGAAGCGTTTCCTCCCGAAACCCGAGTCAGACCCCACGCGAAGCGTTTCCTCCTGGATGTCGTTGCCGATGATGGCGTCGTTAGCCTTCGTGAAGCAATCGAATCCGCAAATGGCTTAGCTGGCACCGACACGATCACGTTTGCGCCAACGATCGACGGCCAACCTATCCAATTGTCCGCAGAGCTCGGGCAGCTTTCGATCACTGACTCGGTAGGCATTTCAGGCAATGGATCAACCCAGACGATCGTCGACGCGAACCAACAGTCACGGGTCTTGAGCATCGAAGGGGATGCGATCGACGTGAACTTGTCGGGGTTAGCGGTCACTGGCGGCAAAACGACGGGAAGCAATGAGTGGAATGTGCAACCGATAGACGATCACGGTGGCGGTGGGATTCGTTTTTTATCCAGTGGCACACTCACCGCTACTGATAGCGTCTTGTCAGCGAACAGCACTTCGGGCGAACTCGCGGCAGGCGGCGGGATCTTTACGTCGACTGGTAACGTCACGTTGATTCGCAGCACATTGTCGAACAACCGCACAACTGGAGGTTTCGCGTATGGCGGCGGCGTGCGTTCGGAATTTGGCGTCGTCACGCTGATAGATAGCACTGTGTCTGATAACCACACGACGGGCATTGCATCAGATGGTGGTGGGATCTCGGCGGGGGGAGGGAATGTGACATTGACAGGCAGCACGGTGTCAAGCAACAGCACCGCAGGTGAGAATGCGAAAGGTGCTGGGATCCAAGCCTATCAAGGCGATGTGACAGTGACGGAAAGCACGATATCAAATAACGTCACCGAGGGCTTTTTGGGGAAAGGCGGCGGCATCTTTGCACATTCCGGTAAAGTGACGCTGACGGACAGTATACTGTCAGGCAACCGCACGGCCGGACCTGCGGCGGGTCAAGGCGGCGGGATCTACTTAGGGATGGGCTCTGGCAGCGCGACGCTTCTAAACAGCACGTTGTCGGGCAACAGTACAAGCGGCGCTGATTCGTGGGGCGGCGGAATCTATTCGTTCGGCAGCAGTGTGACGCTGACGGGCAGCACATTGTCGGGGAATCGAACGACGGGCAACGGTTCAAGTGGCGGCGGGATCGCTTCGTATGGCAAAGTGACGCTATTCGGCAGCACCTTGTCAAACAATCGAGCGGATGGAACAGACTCGGACGGTGGCGGGCTGTGGTTCGGTCCAACGTCAGTATCGATCATGGGCAGCACCGTCACCGGAAATACTGCTTCCGGGACTGGCGGAGGTCTAGCGACACCCGAGGATGTGTATGACCGGAATCTGAAAATCCATAATTCGATCATCGCGGGCAACACCGCGCGGATCAACTCCGACTTGGAATTGCCGATCACGCCAGAGTCCCCGTTTGATTTGAAGTCAAGCATCATCGGTGACAATGAAGGCACGAGTCTCACGGCCTCGGAAACCGCCGACGCCAACGGTAATCTGATCGGAACGCCCGCGGCACTGATCGATCCACTGCTTGGTCCTTTGCAAGACAACGGCGGTCTGACGTTGACGCACGACCTGCTGCCGAACAGTCCGGCGATCGATGCAGGAGACAACGGGTTGCTAGCCGGGCAAATGCATGACCAACGTGGTGCTGCGTTCACTCGGACGTTCAATGTTAGAGCCGACATCGGTGCTGTCGAATATGTGGACCCGTCGATTGTCACCCTGCCGAATGCCACGTCCTCGATCGCCATCGAATCGGGCGACATCGTGGTCCGATCTGCCGATCAGGTTGTCTTTCAGTCGGCAATCGAGACGCTAACACGACTGCGAACCGTCGGCACCCCTGGGGACGACACGATCGAACTGAAGACGGCGCATCTTTCCGATACAGCCGTTCTGGAGGTCAGCGGCGGGCCTGGCGAGAACACACTTTTGGTCGACGTCGCGTCGCTTGACCTGACGAAACAAGAATCTCTATCGGTCGAGAACTTCTCGCGAATCGATTTGCGAGACGACCGACCAAACGTGCTGACACTCGATGCCCGAGCAGTCTCTACTATGTCGCCCGTCGATAAGGCGATCACCATCCTAGGCGATTTGGGAATCGATCAGTTCGTGTTCTCGGATGTTGCAAACTGGCGAATGGATGCACCGGAGAATTTCGATGGACAGGATATGCAAGTGACCGTCAACCAGATCACGGGCGAGAGGGTGCGGAGCAACACGTCATCGGGCTGGCACAACTTATTGGTGCCTTCCGACATCAATAACAGCGGTGATGTGACGGCAAGCGATGCTTTGCTGATCATCAACGAACTCGGCCGCAGAGCCTATTCGATCGCAACATCAGGCGTGTTAAACAGCCCCGTTACTGACGCCCCATTCCCAGGCAACTTCTACGACCAAAACAGTGACGGTAGCGTTACCTCGGTTGATGCACTACGCGTAATCAACCAACTATCCAGGATGAACTCCCGCGATGATGTACCGGGCGAAGTTCAGCAGTCGACGGACACGTTCAATCAAATTGTCGTGGAGCCGCCGCTAGGGTCAGACTTCGTCTTGCGGAGAGAACCTCTCGAGTCCTATTCACTCAGTTTGCTGCCATGGCAATCTCAAGTTTCTTCTTCGCAGTCAACTTCCACATTGGCCATAGGGGAATCAGAAACTGTTCCCGCGCAGTCCGAATCGCCTGAAAGTTCGGCCGAGCGAATCGACCAGTGGCTCACTGAAATGGCCGTGGCGACGAAGATCAGCGAAACCTAG
- a CDS encoding sulfatase/phosphatase domain-containing protein gives MIVFYSDNGGLAQRYGKATGFTKNPPLRRGKGSAYEGGLREPAIVHWPGVTTPGTVCDTPIITMDLFSTFQEMAGVQSDSNAASDGTSLVTLLRTQTAKIDRDLFWHYPHYHAGGDGPYSVIRSGEFRLIEFHEDKRVELYNLAKDISEQHDLAASQPEKAGQLQTKLHQWQKTVGAQFPTANPKYSDARETDVGGRN, from the coding sequence GTGATCGTGTTCTACAGCGACAACGGCGGCCTAGCCCAACGGTACGGTAAGGCAACTGGCTTCACCAAAAACCCCCCTTTGCGACGCGGCAAGGGATCCGCTTACGAGGGCGGCCTGCGGGAACCAGCGATCGTCCATTGGCCAGGCGTCACCACTCCCGGCACCGTCTGTGATACTCCGATCATCACGATGGATTTGTTTTCCACGTTTCAAGAAATGGCCGGTGTCCAGTCGGACTCTAACGCGGCGTCGGATGGCACAAGTCTGGTCACGTTGCTGCGGACACAGACGGCCAAGATCGATCGAGACCTGTTTTGGCACTACCCACATTATCATGCGGGCGGTGACGGCCCCTACAGCGTGATCCGCTCGGGCGAGTTTCGGCTGATTGAATTCCACGAAGACAAACGCGTCGAACTGTACAACCTCGCCAAAGACATTAGCGAGCAACATGACCTGGCGGCATCGCAGCCCGAAAAAGCCGGGCAACTGCAAACCAAGTTGCACCAATGGCAAAAAACGGTGGGAGCGCAATTCCCCACCGCCAATCCGAAATATTCCGACGCTCGAGAAACCGACGTCGGAGGGCGAAATTGA